The Candidatus Hydrogenedentota bacterium genome window below encodes:
- a CDS encoding sugar transferase, which translates to MPALSRHAVTRTALLAVTDTGAVLLAVLAAITLTQTGGTLLERIFSQLPFVAIFLAAWFAAAFHEDLFASQRKEHLIYPLIGISKAVVMAFIFAGFATAFLTQYRPTPPFLVSFGVAAWLFIGGARIGLRIAIWTFRKWGFNPRNVLIVGANPRTKHLLDEVMRHARYGYRVLGIVEDDPQRVETLREYNLPHLGEFRALERLLTEQVVDEVHVCLPVRSSYELIQSIAHLCVGVGVPVRLVADLFPLRLATSRAFRMGKIPMLSLSTVPESTAQLAFKRLLDIVVSLSLLIGLSPFFLLVAILIKLESPGPVFFLQERVGMNQRRFKIYKFRSMVADAEEQRKNLETLNEADGPVFKIRNDPRITRVGRFIRKYSIDELPQLINVLRGEMSLVGPRPPIPAEVEQYTWDQRRRLSVKPGMTGLWQVSGRSDLSFKEWVELDLRYIDSWSIWEDFAILLKTFRVVIEGRGAA; encoded by the coding sequence ATGCCTGCATTGAGCCGTCATGCAGTAACGCGCACAGCGCTTCTGGCGGTTACTGATACGGGAGCCGTGTTGTTGGCTGTCCTTGCGGCGATCACCCTTACGCAAACCGGCGGCACGCTTCTGGAACGAATTTTCTCCCAATTGCCCTTCGTTGCTATCTTTCTGGCGGCGTGGTTCGCGGCGGCGTTTCACGAAGACTTGTTCGCGTCACAGCGCAAGGAGCACCTGATCTACCCGCTGATTGGGATATCGAAGGCCGTCGTGATGGCGTTCATTTTCGCGGGATTTGCCACGGCGTTCCTGACCCAATACAGGCCAACACCGCCATTCCTCGTCTCTTTCGGCGTGGCCGCGTGGCTGTTCATCGGGGGGGCGCGCATCGGATTGCGTATCGCGATTTGGACATTCCGCAAATGGGGGTTCAACCCGCGCAACGTGCTGATTGTCGGGGCCAATCCACGCACGAAACACCTGCTCGACGAGGTCATGCGCCATGCGCGGTACGGCTACCGCGTCCTTGGCATCGTCGAGGACGATCCGCAGCGCGTCGAAACGCTTCGCGAATACAACCTGCCGCATCTGGGCGAATTTCGCGCGCTCGAAAGGCTGTTGACGGAACAGGTTGTTGATGAAGTCCATGTCTGCCTGCCGGTGCGGTCGAGTTACGAACTCATTCAGAGCATCGCGCATTTGTGCGTCGGCGTGGGTGTTCCGGTGCGCTTGGTCGCGGACCTGTTTCCGCTTCGCCTGGCTACGAGCCGGGCGTTCCGCATGGGTAAAATTCCGATGTTGTCGCTGTCCACAGTGCCGGAGAGCACCGCGCAACTGGCCTTCAAGCGGTTGTTGGACATCGTCGTGTCGTTGTCGCTGCTCATCGGGCTATCGCCGTTCTTTCTGTTGGTGGCCATTCTAATCAAACTCGAATCGCCCGGGCCGGTCTTTTTCCTGCAGGAACGCGTCGGCATGAATCAGCGACGATTCAAAATCTACAAGTTTCGCTCGATGGTGGCCGACGCCGAGGAACAGCGAAAGAATCTTGAAACGCTGAACGAGGCCGACGGACCGGTGTTCAAGATTCGCAACGACCCGCGCATCACGCGGGTAGGCCGCTTCATCCGCAAATACAGCATTGACGAGTTGCCACAACTGATCAATGTTTTGCGGGGCGAAATGAGCCTTGTCGGGCCGCGCCCGCCGATTCCCGCGGAAGTCGAGCAATATACGTGGGATCAGCGCCGCCGGCTCAGCGTGAAACCCGGCATGACCGGCCTGTGGCAGGTCAGCGGGCGCAGCGATCTCAGTTTCAAGGAATGGGTCGAACTCGACCTGCGGTACATT
- a CDS encoding ISAs1 family transposase, giving the protein MDAQNTSFTIFFSRLEDPRLDRKKRHSLHDIIAITICAVIAGAEGWTDVARFGKAKEAWLRTFLKLPNGIPSHDTFGRFFSLLDPVAFQRCFIEWVQSIHQSVQGVVAIDGKTARRSHDRSKGKQAIHIVGAWATENGIALGQTKVDDKSNEITAIPELVKALDLKGCLVTIDAMGCQKEIAKTIVEAGADYLLAVKGNQETLCEDVEQEFKAAMADNFAHMDCQYFESLEKGHGRVEKRQYWFTHDIGGLGTLERWPKLAGMAMCRASRTVNGETSVEDRYYITSSEDPGIGKIAHGIRAHWRVENSLHWVLDIAFNEDQCRIRIGYAAENLATIRRLAINAIKANTSRKGGIKAKRLQAAWDMDYLIEILMAM; this is encoded by the coding sequence ATGGACGCACAAAACACTTCCTTCACCATCTTCTTCAGCCGTCTGGAAGATCCGCGGCTTGACCGGAAGAAACGCCACAGCCTCCACGACATCATTGCCATTACCATTTGCGCCGTCATCGCCGGCGCCGAAGGCTGGACCGATGTCGCCCGGTTTGGAAAGGCCAAGGAGGCTTGGCTGCGTACTTTCCTGAAATTGCCCAATGGCATCCCCTCGCACGACACCTTCGGACGGTTCTTCAGCCTCCTGGATCCCGTGGCTTTCCAGCGATGCTTTATTGAGTGGGTACAATCCATTCACCAGTCGGTACAAGGCGTCGTGGCCATCGATGGAAAGACGGCCCGCCGCTCCCATGACCGAAGCAAGGGCAAACAGGCCATTCATATCGTCGGCGCATGGGCGACGGAAAACGGCATCGCGTTGGGGCAGACCAAGGTGGACGACAAGTCCAACGAAATCACCGCCATCCCCGAGTTGGTCAAAGCATTGGACCTCAAAGGATGTTTGGTGACCATTGATGCCATGGGGTGCCAGAAAGAAATCGCGAAAACCATTGTCGAGGCCGGGGCGGACTACCTGCTGGCCGTCAAAGGCAACCAGGAAACGCTGTGCGAAGACGTGGAACAGGAATTCAAGGCGGCGATGGCCGACAACTTCGCCCACATGGACTGCCAGTATTTCGAATCGCTCGAAAAGGGCCATGGGCGCGTCGAAAAACGGCAGTACTGGTTTACGCACGACATCGGGGGACTGGGAACGCTGGAGCGCTGGCCCAAGCTCGCAGGCATGGCCATGTGCCGGGCCAGCCGCACCGTCAACGGCGAGACTTCCGTCGAAGACCGCTACTACATCACCAGTAGCGAGGACCCGGGCATAGGCAAAATCGCCCACGGTATCCGCGCGCACTGGCGCGTGGAAAACTCCCTGCATTGGGTACTGGATATCGCCTTCAACGAGGACCAATGCCGAATACGAATCGGATATGCCGCCGAAAACCTCGCGACCATCCGTAGACTGGCCATCAATGCAATCAAAGCCAACACTTCCAGAAAGGGCGGCATCAAGGCAAAACGATTGCAGGCGGCTTGGGACATGGATTACCTGATCGAAATCCTCATGGCGATGTGA
- a CDS encoding VanZ family protein — protein MIGWPLVGPMVCLNGKKSLKLHFTVLTIVYCAGIFWLSSGASPVDPTPLFPGQDKLVHIAVYGGLAALVSTGIRRSGKPASFAKQFWAPALFATAYGIFDEFHQLFVPHRFCEAGDMLANAAGALLIQFALCYGVWRLNSGRNCHEETP, from the coding sequence GTGATCGGCTGGCCGCTGGTCGGCCCTATGGTTTGCCTAAACGGAAAGAAGTCGTTGAAACTGCATTTTACCGTATTGACTATTGTCTACTGTGCGGGGATTTTCTGGCTGTCGTCGGGCGCGAGTCCGGTGGACCCGACGCCGCTGTTCCCTGGACAGGACAAACTCGTCCATATCGCGGTCTACGGTGGCTTGGCCGCGTTGGTGTCCACCGGCATCCGGCGTTCGGGCAAGCCGGCGTCGTTTGCCAAGCAGTTCTGGGCGCCCGCCCTTTTCGCGACCGCGTATGGAATCTTCGATGAGTTTCACCAACTATTTGTTCCGCACCGATTTTGCGAAGCGGGCGACATGCTCGCCAATGCCGCCGGTGCGCTGCTGATCCAATTCGCGCTATGCTATGGCGTCTGGCGTCTGAACTCCGGGAGGAATTGCCATGAAGAAACCCCATGA